The proteins below come from a single Vanacampus margaritifer isolate UIUO_Vmar chromosome 10, RoL_Vmar_1.0, whole genome shotgun sequence genomic window:
- the prpf19 gene encoding pre-mRNA-processing factor 19 — MSLVCAISNEVPEHPCVSPVSNQVFERRLIEKYIVENGTDPMNGQPLSEEQLVDIKVSHPIRPKAPSATSIPAILKSLQDEWDAVMLHSFTLRQQLQTTRQELSHALYQHDAACRVIARLTKEVTAAREALATLKPQAGLITPQATPASQPAAVGPAGEPMEVSEQVGMTPEIIQKLQDKATILTTERKKRGKTVPEELVKAEDLGKYRQVASHAGLHSASVPGILALDLCPSDTSKVLTGGADKNVVVFDKNEEQIVATLKGHTKKVTSVIYHPSQSVVFSASPDTTIRVWSVTGGNCVQVVRAHEAGVTGLSLHATGDYLLSSSEDQYWAFSDIQTGRVLTKVSDESAGCALTCAQFHPDGLIFGTGTADSQIKIWDLKERTNVANFPGHSGPVTSIAFSENGYYLATGAQDSSLKLWDLRKLKNFKTITLDNNYEVKSLVFDQSGTYLAVGGSDIRVYICKQWSEVLNFTDHTGLVSGVAFGENARFLSSAGMDRSLKFYSL; from the exons ATGTCTTTGGTTTGTGCAA TCTCCAACGAGGTCCCAGAGCACCCGTGCGTCTCTCCGGTGTCCAACCAAGTGTTTGAGCGCCGGCTCATCGAGAAGTACATCGTAGAGAATGGGACAGACCCGATGAATGGGCAGCCGCTGTCCGAGGAACAACTTGTAGATATCAAAG TCTCCCATCCAATTAGACCAAAGGCACCATCAGCTACAAGCATTCCTGCCATTCTAAAGTCCCTCCAAGATGAGTGG GATGCTGTCATGCTTCACAGCTTCACCCTGAGGCAGCAGCTGCAAACGACTCGCCAGGAGCTCTCGCACGCCCTCTATCAACACGATGCGGCATGCAGAGTCATCGCTCGACTCACCAAAGAAGTCACTGCAGCCAGAGAAG CTCTTGCCACACTCAAACCTCAGGCTGGGTTGATTACTCCCCAGGCAACCCCTGCCTCTCAACCAGCCGCAGTG GGTCCTGCTGGAGAGCCTATGGAGGTTAGCGAACAAGTAGGCATGACTCCAGAGATCATCCAGAAG CTTCAAGACAAAGCCACAATTCTCACCACAGAGAGAAAGAAG AGAGGAAAAACTGTTCCAGAGGAGCTGGTTAAAGCCGAAGATCTTGGCAAGTACCGCCAAGTGGCCTCTCATGCT GGACTTCACAGTGCCAGTGTGCCAGGTATTCTTGCTCTGGATCTGTGTCCCTCAGACACCAGCAAAGTGCTCACTG GTGGCGCTGATAAAAACGTGGTTGTGTTTGACAAGAACGAGGAACAGATTGTGGCAACGCTGAAGGGTCACACCAAGAAGGTCACCTCTgtcatctatcatccatcccaG TCTGTGGTTTTCTCCGCATCTCCCGACACCACCATCCGCGTGTGGTCCGTCACCGGGGGCAACTGCGTCCAGGTGGTGCGTGCTCACGAGGCCGGTGTCACTGGGTTGTCCCTGCACGCCACTGGGGACTACCTGCTCAGCTCCTCTGAGGATCAG tactgGGCCTTCTCCGACATCCAGACCGGCCGAGTCCTCACAAAGGTCTCCGACGAAAGTGCCGGCTGTG CCCTCACCTGTGCTCAGTTCCACCCCGATGGTCTCATTTTTGGCACTGGAACCGCCGACTCCCAGATCAAGATCTGGGACCTGAAGGAGCGCACCAACGTGGCCAACTTCCCAGGTCACTCTGGACCTGTCACATCCATCGCTTTCTCTGAGAATGGATACTATCTAGCTACAG GTGCACAAGATAGTTCTCTGAAACTCTGGGATCTGAGGAAACTGAAGAACTTTAAGACAATCACACTGGACAACAACTATGAg GTGAAGTCCCTCGTGTTTGACCAGAGCGGAACCTACCTGGCTGTAGGTGGATCCGACATCCGCGTCTACATCTGCAAGCAGTGGTCCGAGGTCCTCAATTTCACAG ATCACACAGGTTTGGTGAGCGGAGTCGCCTTCGGAGAGAACGCTCGTTTCCTCAGCTCTGCAGGAATGGACCGAAGTCTGAAATTTTACAGTTTGTAG